A DNA window from Macadamia integrifolia cultivar HAES 741 chromosome 4, SCU_Mint_v3, whole genome shotgun sequence contains the following coding sequences:
- the LOC122076917 gene encoding 14-3-3-like protein GF14 kappa, protein MAMVDNLSREQYVYLAKLAEQAERYEEMVNFMEKLVVGSSSVGELTVEERNLLSVAYKNVIGSLRAAWRIVSSIEQKEEGRKNEEHVVLVKDYRSKVESELTGVCAGILKLLDAHLIPSASVSESKVFYLKMKGDYHRYLAEFKAGAERKEAAEDTMQAYKAAQDIALVDLAPTHPIRLGLALNFSVFYFEILNSSEKACSMAKQAFEEAIAELDTLGEESYKDSTLIMQLLRDNLTLWTSDVEQLDEA, encoded by the exons ATGGCGATGGTCGATAACCTAAGCAGAGAACAATACGTCTATTTGGCCAAGCTCGCCGAGCAGGCCGAACGATATGAAGAGATGGTGAACTTCATGGAGAAGCTCGTTGTCGGATCATCATCTGTTGGTGAGCTCACAGTTGAGGAGCGTAACCTTCTGTCGGTCGCGTACAAGAACGTGATTGGATCTCTGCGTGCGGCCTGGCGTATTGTTTCTTCGATCGAGCAGAAGGAGGAAGGACGCAAGAACGAAGAACATGTTGTGCTTGTCAAGGATTACAGATCTAAGGTTGAATCTGAGCTCACCGGTGTCTGTGCCGGCATCTTGAAGCTTTTGGATGCTCACCTTATCCCATCCGCCTCCGTGAGTGAGTCCAAGGTGTTTTATCTTAAGATGAAGGGTGATTATCATAGATATCTTGCTGAATTCAAGGCCGGAGCTGAGCGTAAGGAGGCCGCTGAAGATACGATGCAGGCTTACAAGGCGGCTCAG gATATTGCACTTGTTGATCTTGCACCAACGCATCCTATAAGATTGGGTTTGGCCCTAAATTTCTCTGTGTTCTACTTTGAAATACTCAACTCTTCGGAGAAAGCTTGTAGCATGGCGAAACAG GCATTTGAGGAAGCTATAGCTGAGCTGGACACATTGGGTGAAGAGTCATACAAGGACAGCACTCTCATCATGCAACTCCTGAGGGACAATCTCACCCTCTGGACTTCGGATGTG GAGCAGCTCGACGAAGCATAG
- the LOC122076307 gene encoding uncharacterized protein LOC122076307 has translation MPSTIFTAITLDRFLEPSNSGTPKSSTRPPNSKLGRRHSSTETIRKNLPHLSPALYATPEVTPVPDSPSSGAFPPSPYIVNHKRRGPRLLKSVSQNDIPLNQRATEGGTTTDENGRDSNSEVVGSTQDLRPPAIVTACSPNKEEPGRNGFHDDDIGNSSLDDRLVRTEDLPKSVTFNLERDERECEGEDFYDPQDVPEVIALPIRGGSIPYLEWIKSSTRE, from the exons ATGCCGTCGACAATTTTTACAGCCATCACCCTGGATAGGTTTCTAGAACCGAGTAATTCAGGAACTCCGAAATCCAGCACTAGACCTCCTAATTCGAAGCTGGGTAGACGACATTCATCGACGGAAACGATAAGAAAGAACTTGCCACATCTATCTCCAGCGCTCTATGCCACCCCTGAGGTAACCCCTGTACCCGATTCTCCATCGTCCGGAGccttccctccctccccttACATCGTCAATCACAAACGGCGTGGTCCCCGTCTTCTTAAGAGCGTTTCTCAGAACGACATCCCCTTGAACCAACGAGCTACAGAAGGAGGCACTACCACCGATGAGAATGGAAGGGACTCAAACTCAGAGGTTGTTGGTTCTACCCAGGATCTTCGACCTCCTGCTATTGTTACTGCTTGCAGCCCAAATAAGGAGGAGCCGGGTCGGAATGGTTTCCATGATGACGATATTGGAAACAGCAGCTTGGATGACAGGTTGGTTAGGACCGAGGATTTGCCAAAGTCGGTCACATTCAATTTGGAAAGAGACGAAAGAGAATGTGAGGGTGAAGATTTCTATGATCCTCAGGA TGTTCCCGAAGTCATTGCATTGCCCATCAGGGGCGGCAGTATTCCATACCTGGAATGGATCAAAAGCAGTACGAGGGAGTAA